A genomic window from Candidatus Saccharibacteria bacterium includes:
- a CDS encoding isoleucine--tRNA ligase, with protein MKFKHGTRRRALEYEKDWAGRWERDKTFEKSVEQRPAKGQWVFYDGPPFLTGTPHHGHLLVSTVKDAMGRFHTMKGQRVERRWGWDCHGLPAEVYVEKTLGIKNKKEIGTKISIADYVRECRAAMVKTSTEWEDTIERLGRWVEFDGAYKTMDKEYMESVWWAFKELYEKGKIYEGEKILVYCTKDATPISKSEVAMENSYQMDTDPSVFVYFKLEDVDEYMLAWTTTPWTLPANVAVAVNKDTDYSLVEHDGKKFYVATEAVSRVMQDAKHQPLEYVVVKKVKGAELVGKRYEPLFENRGPDAHRVLHADFVTTEDGTGLVHEAPAYGEEDYELCKQEHVPIVSIVDADGNYTEGRWLGQNIWDVNKEIAKSLVEEDRALKVEYIRHEYPHCHRCGTKLMYRAHPSWFMDIQSQKHEMLEANASTSWTPDALRTGRFNNIIEQAPDWNLSRDRYWATPIPVWRGFRNDGTEVVKVIGSYDEFEQLTGKRLNDYHLPEVMDITFDCDGVEMRHIGKVLDCWFESGSMPFAQFHYPFENKEKFEQMFPADFIIEAIDQTRGWFYSLLAVNVGLFGRAPWKNLICTGFINAADGKKMSKKLKNYTDPMELMDQYSADSFRFLMLSSPLTNGENFALADKDVGDIARKLSMIWNMYDFFTMYAEVDGWEYDGQLADPIKTLANPLDIWIVSRLHQLVAEVEERTEAYDLQGALRPILPFLDDASNWYVRRSRRRFWKSEDDSDKNDAYKTLHYVLVRLAYILAPFTPFLAEELYHNLTGDNESIHLKDWLPAGQINELVMNDMDTVRDYVNQGLSLRVKAKLKVRQPLASVTVPSLGEHVDFTPILLDELNVKAVKQGKEVAIDETLTPELRREGLAREVIRFVQNARKQAGLNVDDRIVLQLTTTDNELQQAIAEHQTVIKAECLASFGDTDQNPTDVKVDGAELQIALNVQ; from the coding sequence ATGAAATTCAAACACGGCACACGCAGACGAGCGCTAGAGTACGAAAAAGATTGGGCAGGGCGTTGGGAACGAGACAAAACGTTTGAAAAGTCAGTTGAACAGCGTCCGGCAAAGGGTCAATGGGTGTTTTACGATGGTCCGCCATTCCTGACCGGTACGCCGCATCATGGACATCTGCTGGTTTCAACCGTCAAAGATGCCATGGGGCGCTTTCACACCATGAAAGGTCAGCGCGTCGAACGTCGTTGGGGCTGGGACTGCCATGGACTGCCCGCTGAAGTCTACGTTGAAAAGACACTGGGTATCAAGAACAAGAAAGAGATCGGCACAAAAATTAGCATTGCTGACTATGTGCGCGAATGTCGTGCCGCAATGGTGAAAACCAGTACCGAGTGGGAGGATACGATCGAGCGCCTAGGCCGCTGGGTTGAGTTCGATGGTGCCTATAAAACCATGGACAAAGAATACATGGAAAGTGTCTGGTGGGCCTTTAAAGAGCTCTACGAAAAAGGCAAAATTTACGAAGGCGAAAAGATTCTCGTGTACTGTACGAAAGACGCTACGCCAATCAGTAAATCAGAGGTGGCGATGGAAAATAGCTACCAGATGGACACCGATCCAAGTGTGTTTGTGTACTTCAAGCTCGAGGATGTTGATGAATATATGCTTGCCTGGACGACCACTCCATGGACACTGCCGGCCAACGTTGCAGTGGCGGTCAACAAGGACACCGATTACTCGCTCGTCGAGCACGACGGTAAAAAATTCTATGTTGCTACCGAAGCCGTCAGCCGCGTTATGCAGGACGCCAAACATCAGCCATTGGAATATGTTGTAGTAAAAAAAGTCAAAGGTGCCGAATTAGTTGGTAAACGCTATGAACCATTGTTCGAAAATCGTGGACCAGATGCGCACCGTGTGCTCCATGCAGATTTTGTGACAACCGAGGATGGTACTGGTTTGGTTCACGAAGCTCCGGCTTACGGCGAAGAGGACTATGAACTGTGTAAACAGGAGCATGTGCCAATTGTTTCAATTGTTGACGCTGACGGTAATTACACCGAAGGTCGCTGGCTCGGTCAAAATATTTGGGACGTGAACAAGGAGATCGCAAAAAGCTTGGTCGAGGAGGATAGGGCACTCAAAGTCGAATATATTCGCCACGAATATCCCCATTGTCATCGCTGCGGTACCAAGCTGATGTATCGGGCGCATCCGAGCTGGTTCATGGATATTCAGAGCCAAAAGCACGAAATGCTCGAGGCAAATGCTAGCACGAGCTGGACGCCAGATGCGCTGCGGACTGGCCGATTCAATAACATTATCGAGCAAGCGCCAGATTGGAATCTCAGTCGTGATCGCTACTGGGCAACGCCGATTCCGGTATGGCGCGGGTTTCGTAATGACGGTACCGAGGTTGTCAAAGTCATCGGCAGTTACGACGAGTTTGAACAGCTCACTGGCAAGCGGCTCAATGATTATCATCTACCCGAAGTCATGGACATTACGTTTGACTGTGATGGTGTCGAGATGCGACATATTGGCAAAGTATTGGATTGTTGGTTTGAATCGGGTTCAATGCCGTTTGCACAGTTCCATTATCCGTTCGAGAACAAGGAAAAGTTCGAGCAGATGTTTCCAGCCGATTTCATTATCGAAGCGATCGACCAGACGCGCGGCTGGTTCTATAGCTTGCTAGCGGTCAATGTCGGATTGTTTGGCCGAGCGCCATGGAAAAATCTGATCTGTACTGGTTTTATCAACGCTGCCGATGGCAAAAAAATGAGCAAAAAGTTGAAAAACTACACTGATCCGATGGAGCTAATGGATCAATATTCGGCCGATAGCTTCCGTTTCCTGATGCTATCAAGTCCACTGACTAATGGTGAAAATTTTGCATTAGCTGACAAAGACGTCGGTGATATCGCTCGCAAACTCTCTATGATCTGGAATATGTATGACTTCTTTACAATGTATGCGGAGGTTGATGGCTGGGAATACGATGGACAACTCGCTGATCCGATCAAGACGCTCGCGAATCCACTGGATATCTGGATTGTTTCGCGCTTGCATCAGTTAGTAGCTGAGGTTGAGGAGCGTACCGAAGCCTATGATTTACAAGGTGCTCTGCGACCGATCCTACCGTTCCTCGACGATGCCAGCAACTGGTATGTGCGCCGCTCGCGTCGCCGCTTCTGGAAGAGTGAGGACGATAGTGACAAAAACGACGCTTATAAAACGTTGCACTATGTCCTCGTACGCCTCGCCTACATCCTAGCGCCCTTTACGCCGTTTCTGGCCGAGGAGCTTTATCATAACTTGACTGGTGATAACGAGTCGATCCATCTGAAAGATTGGCTGCCGGCGGGTCAGATCAATGAACTGGTCATGAATGACATGGATACCGTGCGTGATTATGTGAACCAAGGTCTGAGTCTCCGCGTCAAAGCTAAACTAAAAGTTCGCCAGCCGCTAGCTAGTGTAACCGTGCCGAGCCTGGGTGAACATGTCGATTTCACGCCGATTCTGCTCGACGAGCTGAATGTAAAGGCAGTCAAACAGGGCAAAGAGGTTGCTATTGATGAAACCTTGACACCGGAACTGCGGCGCGAAGGTCTAGCTCGCGAGGTGATTCGATTTGTGCAGAATGCCAGAAAGCAAGCCGGACTGAATGTCGATGATCGCATCGTATTGCAACTGACGACCACTGATAATGAGCTACAACAGGCTATCGCCGAACACCAAACGGTCATAAAGGCGGAATGTTTGGCAAGCTTTGGTGATACCGACCAAAATCCTACCGACGTGAAGGTCGATGGCGCCGAACTCCAGATTGCATTAAATGTGCAGTAA
- the nrdR gene encoding transcriptional repressor NrdR, translating to MHCPKCGNDDSKVIESRDTGDSVRRRRECLQCSSRYTTYERIEKPNLAIVKKDKRRELFDRDKLKRAIARSVGKFLGGEVETEEVVARVEDALYSLGENEVTSQQIGDAVMAELARRNEVAYIRFASVYREFKNADEFVEALKELRKKPEC from the coding sequence ATGCATTGTCCAAAATGTGGGAACGACGATAGTAAAGTTATCGAATCGCGAGATACTGGCGATTCAGTGCGTCGCCGTCGCGAGTGTTTGCAATGCAGTAGCCGTTACACTACCTATGAACGCATCGAAAAGCCAAATCTGGCCATCGTAAAGAAAGACAAGCGTCGCGAATTATTCGATCGAGATAAATTGAAACGAGCAATCGCTCGCTCGGTCGGTAAATTCCTCGGCGGCGAAGTTGAAACCGAAGAAGTTGTCGCTCGTGTCGAAGATGCCCTGTATAGCCTGGGCGAAAACGAAGTCACTAGCCAGCAGATCGGTGACGCTGTCATGGCCGAGCTGGCGCGCCGCAATGAGGTAGCTTATATTCGTTTTGCTAGCGTCTATCGCGAGTTCAAAAACGCCGATGAATTCGTCGAGGCGCTAAAGGAATTACGCAAAAAACCAGAATGTTAA
- a CDS encoding vitamin K epoxide reductase family protein, which produces MAKELKKPRDENRSKKWVAGLLIVFGSIGLLASFTLSVDAYMVVKNPTTALACNINSVLNCLEVMKTPQATALFGIPNSFFGMMAFPVLITIGVMIAIGARLPKWFKLCLQLGALAGLAAAWAMFFDSLYVIGVLCPWCLTVTTSMTIIFGAITHYNLRENTFDFKRPTYDKILKFLNADGDKLIWATILVVFAFLAFARFGLALFE; this is translated from the coding sequence ATGGCAAAAGAATTAAAAAAGCCGCGTGACGAGAATCGATCGAAAAAATGGGTCGCCGGTCTACTAATTGTGTTCGGATCGATTGGCTTGTTAGCTTCGTTCACGCTCAGCGTCGATGCCTACATGGTCGTAAAAAATCCTACGACGGCATTAGCCTGTAATATCAACTCGGTGTTGAACTGTCTAGAAGTCATGAAAACACCGCAGGCCACCGCGTTATTCGGCATCCCAAATAGCTTTTTTGGTATGATGGCGTTCCCAGTTCTCATCACGATTGGCGTGATGATAGCGATTGGTGCTAGGTTGCCAAAGTGGTTTAAGCTATGTCTGCAGCTGGGGGCTTTGGCCGGTTTGGCTGCGGCGTGGGCGATGTTCTTTGACAGTCTCTACGTGATTGGCGTACTGTGCCCGTGGTGTTTGACGGTGACAACATCGATGACGATCATCTTTGGCGCGATCACGCATTACAATTTGCGCGAGAATACTTTCGATTTCAAGCGTCCGACCTATGACAAGATCCTGAAATTCCTAAATGCTGATGGCGATAAATTGATCTGGGCAACGATTCTAGTCGTGTTTGCTTTCCTCGCATTTGCCCGATTTGGATTAGCGTTGTTTGAATGA
- a CDS encoding NUDIX domain-containing protein codes for MTNSEQKPRVGIGVFIFRDGKFLMQQRRGSHGEGTWSIPGGHMEFGETPEQTAIREVREEIGCEIDNIRFAAVTNDFFDRERETKHYITWWVISDWKANEPRIVEPHKCTAQLWTDFDHLPEPLFLPWQNLLESEFLDGVKRELEKSRS; via the coding sequence ATGACTAATAGTGAACAAAAACCTAGAGTCGGTATCGGCGTATTTATTTTTCGCGATGGCAAATTCTTGATGCAGCAGCGCCGCGGTTCTCATGGCGAAGGTACCTGGTCGATTCCTGGTGGACATATGGAATTTGGAGAAACGCCAGAACAAACAGCTATTCGAGAGGTGCGCGAGGAAATTGGTTGCGAGATCGATAATATCCGTTTCGCGGCCGTGACGAACGACTTTTTTGACAGAGAGAGAGAGACGAAACACTACATTACCTGGTGGGTTATTAGCGACTGGAAAGCAAACGAACCGCGTATCGTTGAACCGCACAAGTGTACGGCGCAACTATGGACTGATTTCGATCATTTGCCTGAGCCGCTTTTTCTGCCGTGGCAAAACTTACTCGAAAGCGAGTTTTTAGATGGTGTTAAACGGGAATTAGAAAAGAGTCGATCATGA
- a CDS encoding arsenate reductase family protein encodes MKFYCYKKCSTCKKAAAFLRARGVKFEEIDYTEQPLTAKELHTYWQVSDLPLKKFFNTSGLLYREMDIKDKLLTMTEDEQLELLARHPMLVRRPILVLSDAVLVGFDETKWTSTLNKEDQS; translated from the coding sequence ATGAAATTTTATTGCTATAAAAAGTGTTCAACCTGCAAAAAGGCAGCAGCATTTTTGCGAGCCCGGGGCGTCAAGTTCGAGGAAATCGACTATACTGAACAGCCATTGACCGCCAAAGAACTGCACACTTACTGGCAGGTCTCGGATTTGCCATTAAAGAAATTTTTCAATACCAGTGGTCTGCTATATCGGGAAATGGACATCAAAGACAAGTTACTGACAATGACCGAGGACGAACAGCTTGAGTTACTAGCCCGACATCCAATGCTGGTAAGGCGGCCGATTCTAGTGCTGAGCGATGCGGTATTGGTGGGTTTTGACGAAACAAAGTGGACTAGCACATTAAACAAGGAGGATCAGTCATGA